Genomic window (Equus asinus isolate D_3611 breed Donkey chromosome 13, EquAss-T2T_v2, whole genome shotgun sequence):
GGTGGCAGGGATAGAGGTTTTGCATGGAACCACCACGGTTGCCTCTGCTGGATGTGCAGTTAGTCAGTAGCAGAGACAGATGTTGAGCCCTTAATATGATAACATCCCTCATTAAAACTCACCACATCACACTGAAGCAAGTTGGGGCGGTGAGCACAATACAGAGTCTATGTTTTGCAGGGAATTACCTAATTCCTTTTTGCTCTAAAAACTTACTCGGGAGAAGGAAGCTCTACGAGAATTTGATTTACATGATACCAAAGAACAAGTCCCGATAAATGAGCCTTTCTCTCGTGAGGACACAATGGATGCTCAAAATTATCTGATGCAGACGAATTGCATGAGGGGTTGatcagagcctgagacaaaggaaGTTTCTCTGCATTCATGAGAGCCCTTAAACGCAGCCATTGCTCCTCTGCCTGAAACTCAGCTGCTGCTCGCTGAGATGTGGGACACTGATTTGGGGAGAACTTTGTAAACACAAAAGTTATCTGCATATATGAAAGACTACTTCTTCCACCGTTAAAGAAGAAACCCAAGAGCACATCTTGCTGGTGCTCAGTCCTACTTTCATCTCTACTTGTCTTGATATGTAAATGTAAGTGCCGTTGAGCAGAAGCAGAAGACCTAGTCTTTCTCTGAGTACGTCCATTTTCAGCTACGTAATGTTACACAGTgaaattttctcatctgaaaaatggagactaTAACTTGAGGGACGTTGTTATGAGGCTCAGAATGGATAAAGCATATGATATGCACTATGTATATAGGTCCTTATGTCAGGAATGCTGTacaatgaaacaaaacacaaGTGAGGGTGAATAAAGGTACAggatttattatgaaatataggTAAGACCCCCTCCATCTAGAGAGACTGAAGTGATCacgaaaagaagaaagcagggtaCAAGAGCCATGAGtacattgaaaagaaaaacatgattcTGAAGATTATTCAACAATTGCAGAAATCCATGTGAAAGTTGTGGGGATTTGTTTTTCTAAGTTACTTAGAGGAAGAGGGTAAAGATTCTGACTTCAGGTCAAAGCAGATCATGACTCCGGATGGAGGATGCAAGGATCTGGCACATGGTccacagacaccaggaggaggAGAATTGGGGGAAGTCCTCTGCACTCCATCAAGCTTGTTCACAAGCTTTTCAACAGTCAGATGAGTAACAGAAATTTAGTGATAGCATGCTGGCTTTCAGCAACCTTGGGCAGTAAATGTGTCCTAGGAATGGCAAGGCCATAAAAAGATTGGTTTGTGCAGACGGTGGTTCTTTGGTGGGGTGATCAGCAGCAggaaggctggcagcagctggatcCGCAGCTCTGGGCTTGGCAACAAGGCAGGCAGACGCAGGTGGGGTGGTAGCAGGTTCTCCGGCAGTACACGGGTCCAGAGCAAGCTGGCTGGCAGCAGATGGTCTGACAGCAAGTTGAGGGGCAGcaaggctggcagcagctggactGACTGCAGGTTTGTCCACAGCAGCTGGACTCAGAGCAGGTGGGCTGGCAGAAAGGAGCGCTGCAGCAGGAAGGGCGGCAGCAGCTGGTCACACAGGTTGGTTGGTAGCAGGTGGTCTTGCAGCAGGTGACTTGACAGCGAGTTTGGGGGCAGcaaggctggcagcagctggaccCACTGCAGGTTTGACCACCGCAGCTGGGCTCAGAGCAGGTGGGCTGGCAGCAGGGAGCGCTGCAGCAGGAAGGGTGGCAGCTGGTCACACAAGCTGGTTGGTAGCAGGTGGTCCTGCAGCAGGTGACTTGACAGCGAGTTTGGGGGCAgcagggctggcagcagctggactCACAACAGCTGGACCCACTGCAGGTGGGCTGGCAGCAGGTGGTCCTGCAGCAGGTAGGCTGGCAGCAAGGGGAGCAGCAGGAGTGGGTCATGGTgtcaggggtggagggtgggctcCTGTTCAGAGGTGAGTTTTCAAGAATCTGACGACTCCTTCTTTTCTGGGGCTTTTATACACTGACCCCCCAAATTTGGACCAATGAGCAGGACTTTGCTTGT
Coding sequences:
- the LOC106826399 gene encoding keratin-associated protein 9-1-like gives rise to the protein MTHSCCSPCCQPTCCRTTCCQPTCSGSSCCESSCCQPCCPQTRCQVTCCRTTCYQPACVTSCHPSCCSAPCCQPTCSEPSCGGQTCSGSSCCQPCCPQTRCQVTCCKTTCYQPTCVTSCCRPSCCSAPFCQPTCSESSCCGQTCSQSSCCQPCCPSTCCQTICCQPACSGPVYCRRTCYHPTCVCLPCCQAQSCGSSCCQPSCC